In one Bradyrhizobium sp. 4 genomic region, the following are encoded:
- a CDS encoding YeeE/YedE family protein codes for MESSTQLVILAGLGIGLLYGAVGLLSGFCLMSSMRGWLAKGDGRLVRTYALAIAVATAASQFLAGNGMVDLGKSIYLQQSFSVPVLFLGGLLFGYGMVLSNGCGSRALVLLGRGNLRSFVVVVVLAIAAQMTLKGLIAPVRIALVQASQTTVNVNSLPSLLATFGPAEAVSRAMAAAVVVVALILFAFAHPAFRRSPGQIAAGVIVGLLVAGGWFVTGYLGADDFNPVPVTSLTFVAPIADSLQYAMLSTGLTPNFGIATVAGVFAGSLATALATGRFHLEGYSSPRHMLRSASGAALMGIGGVMAFGCSIGQGLTGVSTLALGSFVAIAGILLGTMAGLRGMLRVQPFAVA; via the coding sequence ATGGAGTCGTCCACCCAGCTCGTCATCCTCGCCGGCCTCGGCATCGGCCTGCTTTACGGCGCCGTCGGCCTGCTCAGCGGCTTCTGCCTGATGAGCAGCATGCGCGGCTGGCTGGCGAAGGGGGATGGGCGCTTGGTACGCACCTACGCGTTGGCGATCGCGGTTGCGACCGCCGCGAGCCAATTCCTCGCCGGCAACGGCATGGTCGATCTCGGCAAGTCGATCTACCTGCAACAGTCCTTTTCGGTGCCAGTGCTGTTTCTCGGCGGACTTCTGTTTGGATACGGAATGGTGCTGTCGAACGGCTGCGGTTCGCGCGCGCTGGTGCTGCTCGGTCGAGGCAATCTCCGCTCCTTCGTCGTGGTGGTCGTGCTCGCCATCGCCGCGCAGATGACGCTCAAGGGCCTGATCGCGCCGGTGCGCATCGCGCTGGTCCAGGCCTCGCAAACCACGGTCAACGTGAATTCGCTGCCGTCACTGTTGGCGACGTTCGGTCCGGCTGAAGCGGTTTCGCGCGCGATGGCTGCTGCTGTCGTCGTTGTTGCGCTGATCCTGTTCGCTTTCGCGCACCCGGCGTTCCGGCGTTCCCCCGGCCAGATTGCGGCCGGTGTCATCGTCGGTCTCCTCGTCGCCGGCGGCTGGTTCGTCACCGGCTATCTCGGCGCGGATGACTTCAACCCGGTGCCGGTGACCTCGCTCACGTTCGTCGCGCCGATTGCGGACAGTCTGCAATATGCCATGCTCTCGACTGGTCTGACGCCGAATTTCGGCATTGCAACAGTTGCCGGCGTCTTCGCTGGCAGTCTGGCCACCGCGCTAGCTACGGGCCGTTTCCATCTCGAAGGCTATTCCTCGCCACGCCATATGCTGCGTTCGGCCAGCGGCGCTGCGCTGATGGGTATCGGCGGCGTGATGGCGTTCGGCTGCTCGATCGGGCAAGGGCTCACCGGGGTGTCGACGCTCGCGCTGGGCTCCTTCGTCGCCATCGCCGGCATCCTGCTCGGCACGATGGCGGGCTTGCGCGGGATGCTGCGCGTTCAGCCGTTCGCGGTAGCCTGA
- a CDS encoding DMT family transporter — protein sequence MNSLSPRAAVGLFLIVVLAWGVNWSVTKQLVQFLPPLWTSAIRSWIALAALFVILGLSNNLVIPNRRDIPVVLSVALLHMTIFSVLVAAGVRFLPASKAIVLGYTTPLWVAIAAPLLGKDTLTAPKLAGALLGLIGLAVILNPTSIDWTNANVVLGAGMVILAAISWAANIIYIRAHRWIASPLQLLIWQVLVATIVLSAAAMIVEGLPHAEWSWKLVLLFLYSGLIGTALAYWAMSMVNKSISALTTALGTTGTPLVGIACAAILLGEPIDFSLAVAAGLIIGGIGFATLGDRMLRRQATANG from the coding sequence ATGAACTCCCTCTCGCCCCGCGCGGCCGTCGGCCTATTCCTCATCGTCGTGCTGGCCTGGGGCGTAAACTGGTCGGTGACGAAGCAACTCGTGCAATTCCTTCCGCCGCTCTGGACCTCGGCGATCCGCAGCTGGATCGCTTTGGCAGCATTGTTCGTGATCCTGGGGCTCAGCAACAATCTGGTGATCCCGAACCGGCGCGACATTCCGGTGGTCCTGAGTGTCGCGCTGCTGCACATGACGATATTCTCTGTCCTGGTGGCGGCCGGTGTGCGCTTCCTGCCCGCGAGCAAGGCCATTGTGCTCGGCTACACCACGCCGCTCTGGGTCGCGATCGCAGCGCCCCTGCTGGGGAAGGATACGCTGACTGCGCCAAAACTGGCCGGCGCCCTGCTCGGGCTGATTGGTCTTGCCGTGATCCTGAATCCCACCTCGATCGACTGGACGAATGCCAACGTCGTGCTTGGCGCCGGCATGGTGATCCTGGCCGCGATCTCATGGGCTGCGAACATCATCTATATTCGGGCCCATCGCTGGATCGCATCGCCACTTCAGCTCCTAATCTGGCAAGTGCTCGTTGCCACGATCGTGCTGTCAGCGGCTGCGATGATCGTGGAGGGGCTGCCGCACGCGGAATGGTCATGGAAACTCGTCCTGCTGTTCCTGTACTCCGGTCTGATCGGGACGGCGCTGGCTTATTGGGCCATGTCGATGGTCAACAAGAGCATCTCGGCTCTGACGACGGCGCTCGGAACCACCGGCACGCCGCTCGTCGGGATCGCCTGCGCTGCGATCCTGCTGGGCGAGCCTATTGATTTTAGTCTTGCCGTTGCGGCCGGACTGATCATCGGTGGCATTGGCTTTGCCACGCTCGGCGATCGTATGCTGCGCCGTCAGGCTACCGCGAACGGCTGA
- a CDS encoding PLP-dependent aminotransferase family protein has product MISALIELNRADDEGLVAQLTSQLRSLIATGRLVKGRTLPSSRRLASDLGVSRNTVSYAFEQLAAEGYLEASHGRRPMITLEGGERIAEAGAIASRMRLARPRLSPWASSLTQTDWPMSYQARLRPLRPGHGDFREFPNEVWARCLRRSAVRAAKRELGPVNRARLREALAHYLATSRGVRATADQILILPSAQAALTLIAAAVITPGDDVWVEDPGYPGAAAAFRASGARVTGMRLDEQGMQRIPGIATPTLIFMTPSHQHPTGRLMSLSRRTEFLGLSRPGKTWIVEDDYDGEFHYDSRPVPALQGLDAHGRVFYVGTFSKAMTSDIRLGYLVVPPALVNTLEIAQRHIGLIAPSHVQEALAEFIADGHFLAHLRRVRRIYHARRDHLVEGLERHLGDVLSAEVPPGGIQLVARLKRGRADQKAVKRLVEAGVETRALSGLALGRPRDHGLLLGFAAWRESEITAALRTMASCF; this is encoded by the coding sequence ATGATCTCCGCCCTGATCGAGCTGAACCGGGCCGACGACGAGGGACTGGTGGCTCAGCTGACGAGCCAGCTCCGAAGCTTGATCGCGACCGGCCGTCTCGTCAAAGGCCGCACGCTGCCATCGAGCCGCCGGCTTGCGAGCGATCTCGGCGTCTCGCGCAACACCGTCAGCTATGCGTTCGAGCAGCTCGCCGCCGAGGGATATCTCGAGGCCTCGCACGGACGCCGTCCGATGATTACGCTCGAGGGCGGCGAGCGCATTGCAGAGGCGGGCGCCATCGCATCTCGCATGCGCCTTGCCAGGCCGCGGCTTTCGCCTTGGGCTTCAAGCCTCACGCAGACCGACTGGCCGATGTCTTATCAGGCGCGACTGAGACCCTTGCGTCCCGGGCACGGCGATTTCCGGGAGTTTCCGAACGAGGTCTGGGCGCGCTGCCTGCGCCGCAGCGCCGTGCGCGCGGCCAAGCGCGAGCTCGGACCGGTCAACCGGGCGCGCCTGCGCGAGGCGCTGGCGCATTATCTCGCGACCAGCAGGGGTGTGCGCGCGACGGCGGATCAGATCCTGATTCTGCCGAGCGCGCAGGCCGCGCTGACCTTGATTGCAGCCGCCGTCATCACGCCCGGCGACGACGTCTGGGTCGAGGATCCCGGCTACCCCGGCGCCGCAGCCGCGTTCCGCGCGTCCGGTGCGCGCGTGACCGGGATGAGGTTGGACGAGCAGGGCATGCAGCGGATTCCGGGGATAGCGACCCCGACATTGATCTTCATGACTCCGTCGCACCAGCACCCGACTGGTCGCCTGATGTCGCTCTCGCGCCGCACGGAGTTTCTTGGCCTGAGCAGGCCCGGCAAGACCTGGATCGTAGAGGACGATTACGACGGTGAATTCCACTATGACAGCCGGCCGGTGCCGGCCTTGCAGGGACTCGATGCCCATGGCCGCGTGTTCTATGTCGGTACGTTCTCCAAGGCCATGACCTCGGACATCCGCCTCGGCTATCTCGTCGTTCCTCCGGCCCTGGTCAACACCTTGGAGATCGCACAGCGGCACATCGGGCTGATCGCCCCGAGCCACGTCCAGGAAGCGCTGGCCGAGTTCATTGCCGACGGGCATTTCCTGGCGCATCTGCGCCGGGTGCGCCGGATCTATCATGCCCGCCGCGATCACCTCGTCGAGGGACTAGAGCGCCATTTGGGCGACGTGCTCTCTGCCGAAGTGCCCCCCGGTGGCATTCAGCTCGTCGCGCGCCTCAAGCGCGGTCGCGCGGATCAGAAGGCGGTAAAGCGGCTGGTCGAAGCGGGCGTTGAAACGCGTGCCCTGTCCGGCTTGGCACTGGGCAGGCCGCGCGATCACGGTCTATTGCTCGGCTTCGCGGCCTGGCGCGAGAGCGAGATCACCGCGGCGTTGCGGACGATGGCGTCCTGCTTCTAG
- a CDS encoding bifunctional alpha/beta hydrolase/OsmC family protein, whose translation MPTERFQFTGEGGHQLSAALELPDGEPAAIALFAHCFTCGKDTLAAKRISVALAVKGIAVLRFDFTGLGSSEGDFANSTFSSNVADLVRAADHLRSVRKAPSILIGHSLGGAAILAAAGRIPEAKAVATIAAPSDPAHVTGLFKEHLDDIRTQGEVEVSLAGRPFRIKREFLDDIAEHELMKDVTGLHKALLVMHSPVDDTVGIDNATKLFVSARHPKSFVSLDHADHLLTKPADALYAADMIAAWASRYIDTAKPAKAMDLPEAPRRVVVQETRKSKFNQVISVGPHRLIADEPVAAGGEDAGPGPYDLLLAGLGACTSMTMRLYADRKSLPLDRVTVSLKHSKIYAKDCAECETRDGMLDQIERDIAMDGALDPEQRKKLMEIADKCPVHRTLTSEIRIVTRAVD comes from the coding sequence ATGCCGACAGAGCGCTTTCAATTCACCGGCGAAGGCGGCCATCAACTTTCGGCCGCGCTGGAGCTACCCGACGGCGAGCCGGCGGCCATCGCGCTGTTCGCGCATTGCTTCACTTGCGGCAAGGACACGCTGGCCGCCAAGCGCATCTCGGTCGCGCTCGCCGTCAAGGGCATCGCGGTGCTGCGCTTCGACTTTACCGGGCTCGGCTCCAGTGAAGGGGATTTCGCCAATTCGACGTTTTCCTCCAATGTCGCCGATCTCGTGCGCGCCGCCGATCATCTGCGTAGCGTCCGCAAGGCGCCGTCGATCCTCATCGGTCACAGCCTCGGCGGCGCCGCGATCCTCGCGGCGGCCGGACGCATCCCGGAGGCCAAGGCGGTTGCGACCATCGCGGCACCATCCGATCCCGCCCACGTCACCGGCCTGTTCAAAGAGCACCTCGACGACATTCGCACCCAAGGTGAGGTCGAAGTCTCGCTTGCGGGACGCCCGTTCCGGATCAAGCGCGAATTCCTCGACGACATCGCCGAGCACGAGCTGATGAAGGACGTCACGGGCCTGCACAAGGCGCTGTTGGTCATGCATTCTCCAGTCGACGATACTGTCGGCATCGACAATGCGACCAAGCTCTTCGTCTCCGCCCGGCATCCCAAGAGCTTCGTCTCGCTCGATCATGCGGATCATCTGCTGACCAAGCCGGCCGATGCGCTCTACGCAGCCGACATGATCGCGGCCTGGGCAAGCCGATACATCGACACAGCCAAACCCGCGAAGGCAATGGATCTCCCGGAGGCGCCGCGCCGGGTCGTGGTGCAGGAGACCCGCAAGAGCAAGTTCAACCAGGTCATCTCTGTCGGTCCGCATCGCCTGATCGCGGATGAACCGGTCGCCGCCGGCGGCGAGGATGCCGGCCCTGGTCCTTATGATCTTCTGCTCGCTGGCCTCGGGGCCTGCACCTCCATGACCATGCGCCTCTATGCCGACCGCAAGTCGCTGCCGCTCGATCGTGTCACCGTCTCACTGAAGCATTCTAAGATCTATGCGAAAGACTGCGCGGAATGCGAGACGCGCGACGGCATGCTCGACCAGATCGAGCGCGACATCGCGATGGACGGCGCGCTCGATCCCGAGCAGCGCAAGAAATTGATGGAGATCGCCGACAAGTGCCCGGTGCACCGGACGCTGACGTCGGAAATTCGGATCGTGACCAGGGCCGTGGATTAG
- a CDS encoding sulfite oxidase-like oxidoreductase, whose product MTDETPSDSKLTRTKEKWAREGRFLTGKITRPEDQRLPPGQHLTKDWPVLDLGIVPPVSRERWRLDVYGAIETPVFWTFAEFAAQKQARFTSDIHCVTTWSRYDNEWEGLATRELLAACQPREDARIVVLHSHDGYTTNLALDDFAAEDALLAHSWSGEPLSAEHGGPVRLVVPHLYFWKSAKWVQSIEFLTEDAPGFWEVRGYHNRGDPWAEQRYSGD is encoded by the coding sequence ATGACCGACGAGACGCCATCCGACAGTAAGCTGACGCGCACCAAGGAAAAATGGGCGCGCGAAGGCCGCTTTTTGACCGGCAAGATCACGCGCCCGGAAGATCAGCGCCTGCCGCCCGGCCAGCATCTGACAAAAGACTGGCCGGTGCTCGATCTCGGCATCGTGCCGCCGGTTTCGCGCGAGCGCTGGCGGCTCGACGTCTACGGCGCAATCGAGACCCCCGTGTTCTGGACCTTTGCCGAGTTCGCCGCCCAGAAGCAGGCGCGGTTCACCTCCGACATCCACTGCGTCACGACCTGGTCGCGCTACGACAATGAGTGGGAGGGGCTAGCTACGCGCGAGCTGCTCGCGGCCTGCCAGCCGCGCGAGGACGCGCGCATCGTCGTGCTGCATTCCCATGATGGCTACACCACCAACCTCGCGCTGGACGACTTTGCAGCCGAGGATGCATTGCTCGCCCATAGCTGGTCCGGTGAGCCATTGTCGGCCGAACATGGCGGTCCGGTGCGGCTGGTGGTGCCGCATCTGTATTTCTGGAAGAGCGCCAAATGGGTTCAGTCGATCGAATTCCTGACCGAGGACGCGCCGGGCTTCTGGGAAGTCCGCGGCTATCATAATCGCGGCGATCCCTGGGCAGAGCAGCGCTATTCGGGCGATTAG
- a CDS encoding cytochrome P450: MSDVSQPAAHPPVTDWVHDFDHTDPQWTEDPFPIWDELRAASPVVHTDRFLGCYLPTTYEAVRQIANDSEHFSSRRIIVRDVRPEITSRNSAPPITSDPPVHKPAKQLLLPPFTPDAMKKLEPRVRAICNELIDGFITEGGLDAAERYTKHIPVRAIAHMLGIPETDSDLFIRWIHMILELGIKDENTLLQAVQEMTVYFSAHIEARKNKPTDDLISYLMNARDKEGNPLEDSHVLGSLRLLLIAGIDTTWSAIGSSLWHLARTPADRQRLVAEPGLIPTAVEELLRAYSPVTMAREVVKETTISGCPVKAGNMVLLSFPAANRDPKMFPDADKVVIDRRENRHAAFGLGIHRCVGSNLARMEMQVALEEWLKRIPDFALDPAGTVTWSQGTVRGPRQLPFLLGKAM; the protein is encoded by the coding sequence ATGTCCGACGTCAGCCAGCCCGCCGCCCATCCGCCCGTGACCGACTGGGTCCATGATTTCGACCACACCGATCCGCAATGGACGGAAGATCCTTTCCCGATCTGGGACGAGCTGCGCGCCGCAAGCCCGGTCGTGCATACCGACCGCTTCCTCGGCTGCTACCTGCCGACGACCTATGAAGCGGTGCGCCAGATCGCCAACGACAGCGAGCATTTCTCCTCGCGCCGCATCATCGTCCGTGACGTTCGGCCGGAGATCACCAGCAGAAACTCCGCCCCGCCGATCACGTCCGATCCGCCGGTGCACAAGCCAGCCAAGCAATTGCTGCTGCCGCCGTTCACGCCGGACGCGATGAAGAAGCTGGAACCGCGGGTGCGCGCGATCTGCAACGAGTTGATCGACGGTTTCATCACTGAAGGCGGACTGGACGCGGCAGAGCGCTACACCAAGCACATTCCGGTTCGCGCGATCGCCCACATGCTTGGCATCCCCGAGACAGACAGCGATCTCTTCATCCGCTGGATCCACATGATCCTGGAACTTGGCATCAAGGACGAAAACACGCTGCTCCAGGCGGTGCAAGAGATGACCGTCTATTTCAGCGCCCATATCGAAGCGCGCAAGAACAAGCCGACCGACGACCTCATTTCCTACCTGATGAATGCCAGGGACAAGGAGGGCAATCCGCTCGAGGATTCGCACGTGCTGGGCTCGCTGCGACTGCTCCTGATCGCCGGCATCGACACCACATGGAGCGCGATCGGCTCCTCGCTCTGGCACCTCGCCCGGACGCCGGCCGACCGCCAGCGCCTGGTCGCCGAGCCCGGACTGATCCCGACCGCGGTGGAGGAGCTGCTGCGCGCCTATTCGCCGGTGACGATGGCGCGCGAAGTGGTCAAGGAGACCACGATTTCCGGCTGCCCGGTCAAGGCAGGCAACATGGTGCTGCTGTCCTTCCCGGCCGCCAACCGTGACCCGAAAATGTTTCCGGATGCTGACAAGGTCGTGATTGACCGCCGTGAGAACCGCCACGCCGCCTTCGGCCTCGGTATCCACCGCTGCGTCGGCTCGAACCTTGCGCGCATGGAGATGCAGGTTGCGTTGGAGGAATGGCTGAAGCGAATTCCGGACTTCGCCCTCGATCCGGCGGGCACGGTGACCTGGTCACAGGGAACCGTCAGAGGTCCCCGCCAGTTGCCATTTTTGCTTGGAAAGGCGATGTAG
- a CDS encoding ferredoxin, producing the protein MTERLRVRVDPDKCQGHARCKALAPELFELDEYGNAHEAGDGTVPSGLEDKAWLAKSNCPEIAIDVIEE; encoded by the coding sequence ATGACAGAGCGACTGAGGGTTCGCGTCGATCCGGACAAATGCCAGGGGCACGCGCGCTGCAAGGCGCTGGCGCCGGAGCTGTTCGAGCTGGACGAATACGGCAACGCCCACGAAGCCGGCGACGGCACCGTCCCATCCGGCCTCGAAGACAAGGCCTGGCTCGCCAAATCCAATTGTCCGGAAATCGCGATCGACGTGATCGAGGAGTAG
- a CDS encoding TetR/AcrR family transcriptional regulator: MRSQLSRKPENTYHHGDLRDALIKAALREAEQGGTEAISIKALAKQLGVSQPAPYRHFADREALLAAVTAEAFRQLNGILRAAMAKPSKRSKLSLLAQATLDFGLRRNGIYRLMFASRTVSCAAKGSELHEATRETFALVIEALEAPAVDYLRERQALKIWAAVHGVVMLAEQGLFTGEAAHATREDLVEDFVSETKAALAVAIKGARRRKKAGA; this comes from the coding sequence ATGCGTTCACAACTTTCCCGCAAGCCCGAGAACACCTACCACCATGGCGATCTCCGCGACGCCTTGATCAAGGCCGCGCTGCGCGAAGCCGAGCAGGGCGGGACGGAGGCGATCAGCATCAAGGCGCTGGCAAAGCAGCTGGGTGTCTCGCAGCCGGCGCCCTACCGGCATTTCGCCGATCGCGAGGCGCTGCTTGCGGCGGTGACGGCGGAGGCGTTCCGGCAGCTCAACGGGATCTTGCGGGCGGCGATGGCAAAGCCGTCGAAGCGGTCGAAGCTGTCGCTGTTGGCGCAGGCGACGCTGGATTTCGGCTTACGCCGCAATGGCATCTACCGCTTGATGTTCGCCTCTCGCACGGTGTCGTGTGCGGCGAAAGGTAGCGAGTTGCACGAAGCGACCCGCGAAACGTTTGCGCTCGTGATCGAGGCACTGGAAGCTCCGGCTGTTGATTACTTGCGCGAGCGGCAGGCGCTCAAGATCTGGGCGGCGGTGCACGGCGTGGTGATGCTGGCTGAGCAGGGACTGTTCACCGGCGAGGCGGCTCATGCCACGCGCGAAGACCTGGTCGAGGACTTTGTCAGCGAAACCAAGGCAGCGCTTGCGGTGGCGATCAAGGGCGCACGGCGCCGGAAAAAGGCCGGCGCTTAA
- a CDS encoding aspartate/glutamate racemase family protein yields the protein MPTSLRIALIHALKHSIAPIEAAFANAWPEARLMNLLDDSLSSDLAHDGRLNDAMTERFLALGHYAAVTGADAILFTCSAFGPCIEAVARAHAPMPVLKPNEAMIERAVTVGRRIGLLSTFAPTLASMPPEFPSSVQVVPKLAEGALAALDRGDRATHDRLIVEASHDLRDCDVIALAQFSIAATAPLVAEATGRPVVTTPDSAVEKLRKLLAAKA from the coding sequence ATGCCGACGTCCCTTCGCATCGCCCTGATCCACGCCCTCAAGCATTCCATCGCCCCGATCGAAGCTGCGTTCGCGAACGCGTGGCCGGAAGCGCGGCTGATGAACCTGCTCGATGACAGCCTGTCGTCGGATCTGGCACATGATGGCAGGCTCAATGATGCCATGACCGAACGCTTTCTTGCGCTCGGCCACTACGCCGCGGTGACAGGCGCTGATGCGATCCTGTTCACCTGCTCGGCGTTCGGTCCCTGCATCGAGGCGGTTGCGCGCGCACATGCGCCGATGCCGGTGCTCAAGCCGAACGAGGCCATGATCGAACGGGCGGTGACCGTGGGCCGGCGTATCGGCCTGCTCTCGACTTTCGCGCCGACGCTGGCCTCGATGCCGCCGGAGTTTCCTTCCTCCGTCCAGGTCGTGCCGAAACTAGCCGAAGGCGCGCTGGCCGCACTCGACCGCGGCGACCGCGCTACGCATGACCGGCTGATCGTGGAAGCCTCACATGATTTGCGCGATTGCGACGTCATCGCGCTCGCGCAGTTCAGCATCGCGGCAACGGCGCCCCTCGTGGCAGAAGCTACCGGCCGCCCCGTCGTGACCACGCCTGACAGCGCCGTCGAGAAGCTGAGGAAGCTGTTGGCGGCAAAGGCTTAA
- a CDS encoding amino acid ABC transporter substrate-binding protein → MMRKVVIVAGVLAASTVVASAATLDTVKSRGTLICGVSAGFAGFSAPDSQGNYKGLDVDYCRALAAGVLGDASKVRYVSLTAQNRFTALQSGEIDVLYRNSTQTYLRGVTLGLRQGPVNFYDGQGFVVKKDLGVKEIKDLKGATVCVAQGTTHEVTLGDYGRANGIDWKPLVFDRVDTMYQTFFGGRCDAMTQDASALAGAVTTAAPNAADYVVLPQTISKEPLGPFTRNGDEVWSDIITWLHYGLIEAEELGVTQGNVDEMAKSQTPAIQRLLGASGDLGSRLGLDNKWLVTAIKATGNYGEIYERNVGKASPLKLERGLNGLWSKGGLMYAVPFK, encoded by the coding sequence ATGATGAGGAAAGTGGTTATCGTAGCCGGCGTGCTCGCGGCATCGACGGTGGTCGCGTCGGCGGCAACGCTCGACACGGTGAAGAGCCGCGGCACGCTGATATGCGGCGTTAGCGCCGGTTTTGCCGGCTTCTCCGCGCCGGATTCGCAAGGCAACTACAAGGGTCTCGACGTCGATTATTGCCGCGCGCTCGCCGCCGGCGTGCTCGGCGATGCCAGCAAGGTGCGTTACGTCTCGCTGACCGCGCAGAACCGCTTCACCGCGCTCCAGTCCGGCGAGATCGACGTGCTCTACCGCAACTCGACGCAGACCTATCTGCGCGGTGTCACGCTGGGCCTGCGGCAGGGACCGGTCAACTTCTACGACGGCCAGGGCTTTGTCGTGAAGAAGGACCTCGGCGTGAAGGAGATTAAGGATCTCAAGGGCGCCACCGTCTGCGTCGCGCAGGGCACCACGCATGAGGTCACGCTCGGCGATTACGGCCGCGCCAACGGCATCGACTGGAAGCCGCTGGTGTTCGACCGCGTCGACACCATGTACCAGACCTTCTTCGGCGGCCGTTGCGACGCCATGACCCAGGACGCTTCCGCGCTCGCAGGCGCCGTGACGACCGCGGCGCCGAACGCGGCCGACTACGTCGTGCTGCCGCAGACCATCAGCAAGGAGCCGCTCGGCCCCTTCACCCGCAATGGCGACGAGGTCTGGAGCGACATCATCACCTGGCTGCATTACGGCTTGATCGAGGCCGAAGAGCTCGGCGTCACACAAGGCAATGTCGACGAGATGGCGAAGTCGCAGACGCCCGCGATCCAGCGCCTGCTCGGTGCCTCCGGCGATCTCGGCTCGCGGCTCGGGCTCGACAACAAATGGCTGGTCACAGCCATCAAGGCTACCGGCAATTACGGCGAGATCTATGAGCGCAATGTCGGCAAGGCGAGCCCGCTCAAGCTCGAGCGCGGCCTCAACGGCCTCTGGAGCAAGGGCGGCTTGATGTACGCGGTGCCGTTCAAGTAA
- a CDS encoding aspartate aminotransferase family protein, with the protein MVARTSRVLHRSLRETPPKAIGGEGVYLFAEDGRRIIDASGGAAVSCLGHQHPRVIAAITKQASTLAYAHTAFFSSEPAEALAERLVGHEPGGLAYAYFVSGGSEAVEASIKLARQFFIERGEPERQHFIARRQSYHGNTLGALAAGGNAWRRAPYAPLLSDAFSHVTPAFAYHEKHESESDAQFVARLAAELEAEFQRLGPNTVAAFLAEPVVGATAGAVTAPDGYFKAVREICDRHGALLILDEVMSGMGRTGTTHAWEQEGVAPDIQAIAKGLGGGYQPIGAMLASGRIIDTVRSGSGAFLHGHTYLAHPLACAAALAVQDVIREDGLLDRVKERGKQLEQRLIERFGNHRHVGDIRGRGLFWAIELVADRASRTSFDPALKLNQKIKAEAFANGLGCYPGGGTVDGVRGDHVLLAPPYIASPEEIDLIVDKLGTAVDNVLRRVNH; encoded by the coding sequence ATGGTCGCTCGCACCAGCCGCGTGCTGCATCGCTCGCTGCGCGAAACGCCGCCCAAGGCGATCGGCGGCGAAGGCGTCTATCTCTTTGCCGAGGACGGGCGCCGCATCATCGACGCCTCCGGCGGAGCTGCGGTCTCCTGTCTCGGCCACCAGCATCCGCGCGTGATCGCAGCGATCACGAAGCAGGCTTCGACCCTCGCTTATGCCCATACCGCGTTCTTCTCGTCCGAGCCGGCGGAGGCGCTGGCCGAGAGGCTGGTCGGCCATGAGCCCGGCGGCCTCGCCTACGCCTATTTCGTCAGCGGCGGATCGGAAGCGGTTGAAGCCAGCATCAAGCTCGCGCGGCAATTTTTCATCGAGCGCGGCGAGCCGGAGCGGCAACACTTCATCGCGCGGCGGCAGAGCTATCACGGCAATACGCTCGGCGCGCTCGCGGCGGGCGGCAATGCCTGGCGCCGCGCGCCCTACGCGCCGCTGCTCTCCGACGCCTTCAGCCATGTGACCCCGGCCTTCGCCTATCACGAGAAGCACGAGAGCGAATCCGACGCGCAATTCGTCGCCCGGCTCGCGGCCGAACTCGAAGCCGAGTTTCAGCGCCTCGGTCCCAATACGGTCGCGGCGTTCCTCGCAGAGCCCGTCGTCGGCGCCACCGCAGGTGCCGTGACGGCGCCGGACGGCTACTTCAAGGCGGTGCGCGAGATCTGCGACCGCCACGGCGCGCTGCTCATTCTCGACGAGGTCATGAGCGGCATGGGCCGCACAGGCACCACGCACGCCTGGGAGCAGGAAGGCGTGGCGCCCGACATCCAGGCGATCGCCAAGGGTCTCGGCGGCGGCTACCAGCCGATCGGCGCGATGCTGGCCAGTGGCAGGATCATCGACACAGTCCGCTCAGGTTCGGGCGCCTTCCTGCACGGCCACACTTATCTCGCGCATCCCCTCGCTTGCGCTGCTGCGCTCGCGGTGCAGGACGTGATCCGCGAGGACGGCCTGCTCGACCGGGTCAAGGAGCGCGGCAAGCAGCTCGAGCAGCGGCTCATCGAGCGATTCGGCAATCACCGTCATGTCGGCGATATCAGGGGCCGCGGCCTGTTCTGGGCGATCGAACTCGTCGCCGATCGCGCCAGCCGGACCTCGTTCGATCCCGCGCTGAAGCTGAACCAGAAGATCAAGGCGGAGGCCTTCGCCAACGGTCTCGGCTGCTATCCCGGAGGCGGCACCGTGGACGGCGTCCGTGGCGACCACGTACTGCTGGCGCCGCCCTATATCGCTTCGCCGGAGGAGATCGACCTGATCGTCGACAAGCTCGGCACCGCCGTCGACAACGTATTGCGTCGTGTCAATCACTGA